In Telopea speciosissima isolate NSW1024214 ecotype Mountain lineage chromosome 10, Tspe_v1, whole genome shotgun sequence, the DNA window AACCCATGAAGATGACTGCTTGTAAAGGACAGATAACAGCTTAGTTCTGAAAAACTCGCAAATCAACTGAATGGTAAACATAGTCGAGGTAAATTACATGAATATTACGGATGAACCAGAGCATGAGATTCCTATCCATGATTCTTCACAAGGGTCtccaccatcccgtttccaacCCTTCAGCTGTGCTGGGTAATTCAGGGCCCTGTACAAGTCCTTAAGAGCTGCAGCTGCAGAAGCAGGAAAGAAGAGTTAAGCTTCAGAATTTGATTATGCAGAACCCAATTCAATCACTAACCTCCGCTAGACTGCTTACTATCTATTTGTTTTTGCCAAACATGAGTGTTTGGAAAACGTTGAAAAGCCGAATGTCTGAACCCAACATAGTTGGTTAGGCCTCACCGCCTTAGGGTCTGTTTTCGAAATTGAAATGGTAGCCATTGCGGAGACTGAGAGAAATCAGAGTATCAGACTAAGCTCCCGAGTTTGGTTTTCTGTCAATAGCTTCAACATCTAGGTCGTCAAAGAGGGACCGGACCAACAGTCAACAATCCTTTTCTGTGATCACCATTCACAAGATAGACGAAGCACCTAGACCCGGCTAGGATTGTTAGCTTGCTTTCGTACGTTTAGAAAAGGAACCGGGTGGTTAAACATATCGGCCGACTCGTATCATATATCGGACATAACGATACGAAATCAAAAGATACAGAGAGGAGCTTTTCCCTCtagaattatccaaaattaCGAATGCAAATCTGAAAACAGATCTCTGGAAGAGGAGTAGGATTAAGAACAGGCTAGTGAGAGGATGAAAAACACAATCTAATGGCGAGAAAATCAAATTCAGAAATTtgcaagaaagtaaaataaCGTCAAATAAAGAAGACGAGAAGATTAAAAAGAAACATATACCGTCCACTGGATCCGTTTTTGCAGAAATCGGTGAAAGCAGAAGCGTCGAGAGTAGATAGGCACTGAGAGTAAACCATAGATTCAGTCTTGCCATTTCTGCGAGAATTAGAAATCACGAATAGCAAATGTATGACTCGTTTACCTGCAAAAACATAGTATAGCAGATTGTTAGAACAGGATCCAATTACTGAAGGAATCAAAAAGAGATATGGAAAGCAAAAGAAGATCACGAGAAACAGTCCCCAAGAATTACATCAATTTCTGATTGTAACAACGTCATCTACAGATTAATTTGAAACTAATAGAAAGAAATTTCAAAGAATGCAGATTTCACAGACAAGTTAATGGAGAAACAGAATTGGAGAACTCCTAACTGCAATCATGGCTGAGCTAGAAcatcaagaaagagaagaaaaaaataactctagaaaaagaacataaaagCTTACTTGCAATTCCGGCAAAGATAGAGTGAAAAGATTCAAGAATTGCAAGAAATTGGAAGGTTTTGGAAATCACGggcgggagagagagagagagagagagcgagcgaGAGATGGAATTGGTTTCAGCTTCAACAGGTCAGTTCGTACTTCATAGAGTGAGACTCGTAAGAAGGTTACAGCAGGGCGGGAAAGTGTAAGCCACGTCAGCTACGACCGTTTTagtttccaagtttctaacaacCTATTCTATTAAGCACGTGAGGTGAACGTGACTGTTCACAAGAATGCATCTTCCGTAGCCtcaagggtgtcaaatggtccGGTTCGATTCACCCGAATAATTTTTAGAACCTCAAACCAAAATTGTATCGGTTTGATTTGATTCGTATTCGGTTTCATATATTTGATCTAAGTCGGTTTTTGTACTGTTTAATTTGGTTCGGATTCAATTTAGTTTAATTCGGTTTCATTCGTTTGATTCAATTCAAATCGATGGTTTTAGCTCTAATTAAAAACCGAACTGAATTCcatttttcaaaatcaaaaccaaaacaattttTTGGTTCAGCGTTAAATAGTCATTTCCATATCCGGCTTTAATTTGACACCCATATCTAGGGATGTCAAAACTGAAAATCGGATCGACtgaacaaaacaaaatcaatcaGACCACATCAAAATTTTTTCGGTTCAGTGTTAATTTGGGTTTGTTTTTAGAAACTGCTGAAATATCacaattgattaaaaaaataaacaaataaaattccaatactttttacactttctttttatatatgaaaaatcaAGACCAGGTTGATAATCGAACGATTAAAAAACCATTAAAAGAAATCGATAACAAACCAAAACTGACCAGACCAATATCAGTTCGATTTGGCTTTTATAGACCAAACTCGTTTTCAACCCAATCAAACCGAACCAATGTATAAAAAAATCGATCAAACCGACTGTATGATTCCCCTTGCCAGCCATTTCAGAACATATTACTTTCCGATGTACTAAATGCCCTTACCTAAGCATTTGAATTGATCTACAATCTTTTTAACGAAAActccattttcaatttttcgCAAATTTTTAAAAACCGAACCTTTcgttttaaaatgaaaaaattttaaaccaaGCCAGACCAGACCGGCAGTCGAACTAGATAAATTGGAACCAcccatttttttcaatttaatcCACGTGTAGAACTATATTATTTGGAAACTAGGATATAAGAACTGTTCTATGGGAGATTTACCAAACGCTGCCTCAATGTCTTCACCATGCTCCGATAGTTCATTTTGTGAGGGAAAATGATGTACATCGACAACAGTCCCCTCCCCTTACAGAGGGTGAGACTcagtgcaacagtaaggttgctctattgcaacCTGGTGATCACCAATTCAAacaaggaaacagcctctccacaaaAAGTGGAGGTAAGGCTATGTATATATGCCCCTCCTCAGACCTTGTGGGAGCCATGTGCATTGGGTACCGACTTTACAAATTATCAAAATTACACTCTTTTCACACTCTCTCCTCCATGGCATTCTCTGACCTGACCATATGGGCCTCCTGTATATGAATTGTGATGCACTCCCTACCAATACACGCGAGCGCCCTGCTCTGCACATTACAAAACATATTCTGTTATTGAATCAACTCTTCTAAGCATAGCATCAGTTGTGTTTTGTCCAGTGCCACTGGCACATGAATTGGGTGGTCTCAACTATATGACaacactttttttttaggggggggggggggggaactggggagggggaaggtGACAGCtaggagactcgaactcaagacctcctggcGCTAGGCCGCAGCTGTTGTTAACTACATGACAACacttgttaccaaaaaaaatacttatATGACAACACTGCAAGTTTGCTTCAATCATTCACTCTACTCAGGAGTCAAACATTAAGCAGCTGGTGTGGGAATAAACACCCTAGGGGCTCAATTACAACACAGATCAGCATTTGAGTACGTTCTACCAATGAATGAATATTTTTGCAAACCCACTGGATTTGGTTCATAAGAGCACCTTTTGATGGCTTTCTCCATCTCATGGTGGTGGATGATTTATCTGCTATGATCTACTAAGAGCAAGTTTTGACAGTGGGACATTCCAAAAAACCATAAAGGATGACCATGGTAGTAGTACTGTGAAAAGTTAAAACAGCAACCCACAAGATTTGAGTGTTCCACAATTTAAGTTAATACTGGGAATACCATCCAATATAAAGTCTAAATGATATTGTTTCAAACCACCATAGCCTCCGACATCATCGTTAGTTCAGTAATAAAAAGACAAGGGTCCTCTTTCCCGATACTACAAACACAGCCACTAGATTTAAACTCAGAATATTCACTAGTGAATTTTAAGAGTCAGTAGTAGCACAAAATAGAAATATCACATTCCATGCAAACCTGGAGAATGGTCAGAAGTAATCCAAAAATTCTAAGCATAGTGTCTGCTGCAGAATCTCTAGAGGGACCAGTGCATCTGGTTATTGGAAGAGCCACATCCTCTGGTGCTTCCTAGACCAAAGTATTGACGGTTCCCCTGTGGAGCTAACTCAGGCTCATCAGAGAACTGACTATTCACAGATTGTGAGAGTTGTCCCATGCCCAGATCACGTGGCATTTGTTGTGAACGACTATTACTGGCTGCATTGCCCTTGAAACTCCAAGTGTTTCTTGTTAAATTACTTGCTATAGCACCATGTGGTGCCATTGATTGAACCACTGGAGCTCCTTCCGCATCTTTAAAGTTGTCCACTTCAAGACCGGATGCTTGGTTTCTGGAGCCCCACGGCTGAGTtgacagaagagagagagcacAGCTGGAGTCAGAGACTCTTGCAAAGCATTCATCTGGAGGAATTCCAGCATTGGTGAAGGCTGTTCCACCTGCTGAAACTTGCATATACGTGTGGGACATATGAGAGAAGGCATTAGCTGGTCGACTTTCTGAGTTCCCTTGCCATTGATGGGGAAATAACTTCCCCATACCCATGGGCTGGTTGCCAGATACCCGATCACCATCTCTTGCCGTCGTCCATACTTCCCTCGTAGGTAGCCTTGAGTGCGTTGTAAAATCCATGAGAAAGCCTCCAACTCTACCGCTGGCTTCTGTCAATTAATTAACAAAAGTGTGAAAACCATCAAACAGAGATAAAGTTGTAACTGGAAATGACTGGGAAAAAATGATTATATTATGTGGCAGTGTTAGTATTGCCCTCCTAAAGAAGTATACTGATCTCGTCTGACCATGGAGAGACGACGACAACCGCCCACAGCGTGAAGCTAATAAAGAGCTAGGTGGTGGCTTTCTCCGACGCTCATTATGCCCTGCCAAACGTCTACGACAACTCCGCTTTACTTGGTCAAATTCAGGTAGCTGATGAAACCTGTACACGAATTAGCAGAGAGGTTAATCTTAGCAAGGCATATAACCTTTTATGAATGATGGGAGTAATCAAATGTGTTCTAcagtaagaaaaataaaataactggCAACATGGAGTATAAACAAATGGGTCTTAAATGAAAATAGCAAGGTGCTATACCATATCAAGATTGCTAGTTGATCAGCTCATCACAGTGCAAATAAATGACAATTAAGATAACTCCAGATAACGCATCATACCAAGTATTACTAGTTGATCAGCTAATCAAATGGCACTTGAAGCAATGCTGACCAGAGTCCCTTAAATATGCAATCTAACAAGGTAGCATAGAAAGAATGTTTGAGTAGCCCTACTTCTATAATATTGAAAGAGATCCCTTAAAGccataaaaagaaatacaaatccACAATCCCAAATGCTGCAGGAAACCAAGTACTGAGAACTTTAACCAGGTTTATCATAGATATGTATAATATGACCTTATCCTGTCAATGTCATGTTAGCTTCACGTTTATTGTTGTGTTGGTCATGTTCAATTTGTTTTGTGTTCATGTCAGACTGGGTAGGCTGGTTGTGTTGGAAAGTACCGTTCCTTGTTACAGTTGGTTTCATTATGTCTCATTGAAAGAGTAGTATACTAGGCTATTGTTAAGCATTATACATACATAAACCAGCCAATCTTCAGGGAAAGACATTGAGTGAATTGAAATCTAACTTCAGAAGAATTGCTGGTACCCACCATGAATTTATCCTTGGTCCTGGTTGTAGCTAAGTGTTGCCATCTTTTTCCAACTATTCTCCTATAGTGCTATTGCATGTTCTACAGCATGTTTCACAGAACACAGACAAGGGGTCTAAttcttttcttctgttattAGGTTTTCTCAATTATACTACATAGTCTTCAAACAAATGATAGGGTTCTTGAATACGGCATTGGAACTTCACAGATTTAACTTTTTATACTTTACCCGGCGGCCTCCATATGTTGTCCTGAATCAGCCTAATTTTGATTTAATCTTTAAATCATGTTTTCCCCTACCTCTTGATAACAACAGAAGAAATGGTCCATTGAGCCTCATCAAACTTCCTTTCTAGAGTCGTGTGGTAATAAAAAATAAGTGCCTGCTAATTCACACAGAAAAcaatttgaaaatccaaaacccttcCCAACTTGAAGTATTTTCCTCACATTAATGTAAACACAGGGATACAAGGAAGCAATGGGCCTTACCTCTTCATGTATGCATGATGCACTTACATCAAAATATGATCCTGCATGGAAGCTTAGATGTAATAGGTTGGGCTTTGGGTAGTTATGTTATAGGTTCTTGGGTTTCATTGTGAcgggcctaatttataagcccataaagtgggggTAAAGTCATAACATGGAATTAATAGTTAAGCGATTGAGttaaattaggatttgatgAGGTTGGCTGAAATAAATCAACACCGACAGAAAACAGAATCGCAGTCATCCAAAACACAGCAGACAGTTTGACTAAATAGAACCTGATGATGGTGAAAATAAGATATCCTAAAGAACCTGTAGGGTTGTTGCTTAAGTGGTAAAAATATCAGAAGAAGTTAACGGTCAGATGATGAGAAACTGACATGAACAAAATTTAGTAAGTCACAACAGCAGCAAAACAGCAAGTAGAGAAAACTGATATATCTCACTAACCAACCATTTGATGAACACAAGGTTCATGTCGATGGTAGTAGGGATGGAGGAGAGTAACATAGTACACCATAACAGCGCTGGAGATTCTGACAGAATACGGAGGAACTCATAACAGTGTTAGGAAATTAAACAAGAAGAGGATTAGAAATCACCTAGGGATGCTCATGGTAAGAGAATGAGTTCTGGAATGCTTTCTGGAGAAGTGTCTGACAgtaaagaaaacacaaaaaaagaagaaaaggatatGACCAATAGGCTTAACCACCTATGGCCTGCGGGAAAGGCTTCACCACCAGTCCCAAACCAATGATTCGCCACCTTGGTTGCCACTTGCTTCACCATAAGGGCTGTAACTATTCACCACAGTGCACACATTCACATAGAGCATAGTTTTCTCAAACTCAAATCTGCGGGCCAGCTGCCCCTTcctccttatttataataatcaatGACCACAATACAAAATTAGTAACCCTTCTACTGTGTGGGGTTACTTCGCTGCCAAGATATTTAGGAACTTCTAGAAAGAAGATCCCTTGCTatttcaaaattagaaacttaataaaataaaaagagactCTTGTGGCTACTAGTTTTAATGACTAAGAGCCTATTACAAGAATCGACTAAAGTAGCTAAGTAGCTACAACAGTAAAAAAGAAACTACGTAATTAGTAACTCCTAAAAGATCTTTGCAGCTCCAGAACGATCCCACGCAAGCTGGCTTCATGGGCCCGCACCAGGtccacatgaacagtaccacgTGAACAGTCTTCTTCCATGAACTGCATCAGGAT includes these proteins:
- the LOC122643010 gene encoding squamosa promoter-binding-like protein 14 isoform X2 encodes the protein MEMSTSSVALSGASGSSDSINGLTFGKKIYFEDVGIGIPAKSGCGSSSSSVSVPQQPMAAPTKKGRGVVQGGQPPRCQVEGCKVDLSGAKAYYSRHKVCGMHSKSPKVIVGGLEQRFCQQCSRFHQLPEFDQVKRSCRRRLAGHNERRRKPPPSSLLASRCGRLSSSLHASGRVGGFLMDFTTHSRLPTREVWTTARDGDRVSGNQPMGMGKLFPHQWQGNSESRPANAFSHMSHTYMQVSAGGTAFTNAGIPPDECFARVSDSSCALSLLSTQPWGSRNQASGLEVDNFKDAEGAPVVQSMAPHGAIASNLTRNTWSFKGNAASNSRSQQMPRDLGMGQLSQSVNSQFSDEPELAPQGNRQYFGLGSTRGCGSSNNQMHWSL
- the LOC122643010 gene encoding squamosa promoter-binding-like protein 14 isoform X1, which gives rise to MEMSTSSVALSGASGSSDSINGLTFGKKIYFEDVGIGIPAKSGCGSSSSSVSVPQQPMAAPTKKGRGVVQGGQPPRCQVEGCKVDLSGAKAYYSRHKVCGMHSKSPKVIVGGLEQRFCQQCSRFHQLPEFDQVKRSCRRRLAGHNERRRKPPPSSLLASRCGRLSSSLHEASGRVGGFLMDFTTHSRLPTREVWTTARDGDRVSGNQPMGMGKLFPHQWQGNSESRPANAFSHMSHTYMQVSAGGTAFTNAGIPPDECFARVSDSSCALSLLSTQPWGSRNQASGLEVDNFKDAEGAPVVQSMAPHGAIASNLTRNTWSFKGNAASNSRSQQMPRDLGMGQLSQSVNSQFSDEPELAPQGNRQYFGLGSTRGCGSSNNQMHWSL